The Culex quinquefasciatus strain JHB chromosome 2, VPISU_Cqui_1.0_pri_paternal, whole genome shotgun sequence genome contains the following window.
atcgaggtttaattttttcgtaaaactaatgattgcattcgatttgttggccaattttacactaaaaatggaagaagaactccaaatttgccattaaacagagcagagttaatggcgaaacatgaattgggtcaggattgagaaaaagtcacgcgttgcaacgtcacgctacatattcccctctcaaaaatagaatatttgcttaaaataatgtttcaaataatgtttcttataggaaatttaatgtactttccgaaactgtaataacatatgtaccttttcaatgcaatttttgagttaTAGCcgaaataatgaaaaaagaaaagtcaaagcgttgcaacgtcacggcggaatgtgtcatcaataactcaaaagtgatgataatgcatataggacatttatgcgatcaggggcagtatatttcccctatcatgtcaaaaagttaaaaaaaaatgtttccagaaACTTagaattccttctggaattggCAATCGGCTTGTGTAGCGATAGGGTTTGAAACATTATCCTCTATTCTGGAGCTAGCCCACCCACTCTGAGGAGGTGTCCACCGAGCAATGCCACTTCAGTTCACGGTAGCATAAATCAAATCATTTTCACTCTGTTGTTTGGTAAATCCGGTCGAGTGTTATTTAGCTGCGACCAAGACGAGTACCACACTGTACGTTGTTTGGTGTTTTAGTGTTTTAGTTTATGATTTAGTGCTAATAATTTTTGGCAGAGTTGTAGaagaaattgtacaaaattattttttgtagtgaattgttttaaataaaaacattttttcaaatgtgcatAAAAATCTAGCAAAACTATCAATCACGACTTTTGTATGCGTTTGGTGAAATTCAACAGGAGGTATATAAAACGCCCAAACAATCACGTTTGAAAGGGAACACCGTGCACTTAACATGTTACAACAGAGCGTTATCGAAAAGGTGTTCTTTGCTGATTCCTACACTGGGAATGAATCGTTGAATATTTGCAGGTAATTTTATAACAAATTCGTAGAatgcttttttcactttatattcTTGAAGGTTCGAGTGGTTCCGTCCGAGCGTCGCATCCAATCCGGAGCAAGCCCAGGCGATTCGGAACATTGTCAATCAAACCTCGTTCCCGGCGCCTTACGTGCTGTTTGGTCCACCCGGAACGGGGAAAACGTCCACGCTGGCGGAAGCCATCGGTCAAATCTACAAACTTCGCCCCTCGGTGAATGTTCTCGCAGTGGCCGCTTCAAATTCGGTCACCAACGAGCTGACCAGCCGAGTGCTGGAAATCATCCCCAAGAAAGACGTTTACAGAATCTTTGCTAGATCCTATGCGCGAAAGATTAAGTACATCGATCGGGATGTTCTGGACGTGTCAAATCTACGCAGCATGATAAGtgataagaaaaacaaaaagaagGTACACAGAGATGTAAAATCTTACAGAGTAGTTCTTTGCACTACATCAACTGCAGCTCAATTCGTGGATGCAAATATTTCAAGGAATCACTTCAGCTACATCTTCATCGATGAATGCGGATTCGCCAAGGAGATTTCCAGCCTGGTCCCAATAATGGGCATTGGTGTCCACGACAGTGAAATCACAGCCAGTATCGTCTTGGCTGGGGATCCGAAACAGCTAGGACCAGTCATTCTATGCGACTACCTGAACGAAACCAGCCACAGCGTGTCCCTGCTAGAGCGCATTACGGACAAAGAATTGTACGCGAAGAATCCGCTGACGGGAGAGTATGATCCGAACGTCATCACACAACTTAGAAATAACTTCCGGTCGCATCCAGCACTGCTTGAGCTGCCGAATCGAATGTTCTACGCCGGACAGCTGCGAGCAAAAGCATCTCCCGATAAGACTCACTGGGCCGTGGGTTGGGATCGTTTGCCGAATCGCACCGTTCCGTTGATCTTTCACCACGTGGTCGGTGAGATGAAGCAGGATGAAAACTCCTCCAGCATGTACAACGAGCAGGAAGCTGAACAAGTACTCTCGTACGTGGAAATAATCATGAACGATGGAATTTGTGGCAAGAAACTCGAGCAAACTGCAATCGGGATCATCACTCCGTACGCTAGCCAGGTTCGATATCTGAAGGACCTTCTGAACATGCGTGGCTGGAAAGACATTGAAGTCGGGTCAACGGAGCAATACCAGGGACGCGAGAAGCCCATCATGCTGATGTCGACCGTACGGACGGGCAGCAAGAGTGTGGGCTTTTTGGCCGACCCAAAAAGGCTGAATGTTTCCCTGACGAGAGCGCAAGCCCTGATGATTGTGGTGGGCGATCTGGAGACGCTACGAAATAATAGACATTGGGCAAAATTTATCGGGTACTGTAGACAGAACAATGCCGTAGTGCCTTCCGTGTTGGAATTTCCCGTTGAAACGGTCGCTTTGAACACGGAAAGCTTCAATAGTTCTGGATCAGATATGCGCGCAGAAAcgtcaaataataccaaaacgcCAGAAATAGATTACACTATATTACCCAACCAAATCACAGCTTGTACCAGGCCTGTGGAGTCGGGTGACTTAGATGCCGACACCGAATCAGACTCCGaatccggctccgactccactGGAAACGTAATTGTTGAGGCAGAACTACACAATAGAACAGTTGAAACGACCCAAATTGTCCCTGCTGTCACAGGGCAAGATAACGGAACGCTTGGTGTGATATTAGAGATTGCTAACATAATTGTTGGATATGTTCTATGGCCACGCAGACCAACAAGACCAATTTGAATCATCGAAGTATTTAACAGtagggaaatatgcccattcccAGCTGTCTAAGCAGTGGTGTCctgatgttaaaaaaaactaattttaaaattcttaaaatactttaaaatattattcTGTTTTTCTAATGATTAGAATCTAATCTAATACAAACGCAGCCattccgatgaaagcatgctggaattGCTGGAATTAGTCTTGTgcttagattacgccccaagcacttttcattgtcaatattaatatttgcagtacatccgaggaaaattaaaaattaaagcggccagccctactgcgttgtgtttacctcAGAGACGATtcggtgaacggatcacatttcacagagtctaaaggggaggaaggatgcgtggacataccgtatttttaattttgtttacacAAATAAAACATTCTAGACTTCAAAAATCTTaacattcaaaaaagtttaaaaataaaattttaaatttccaaaattctaaactttttaatttttttttgtattacggaatttaacaattaattcttttagaatttgagcattatgtaattttaaaatttgacactgcaaaattcagaaattcaggaattttaaaaatattaaatttcagacatttttgtattttggcaagaatttcagaatgataatactttagaattttgaactacggaattttagcatttcaaattAAACAGTTATTTAGATTTAATatggatttttatttaattttcagtttttttagatttcataattttaaaattttagggtttgaatcttgaagtttttgaatttaagattGGATAATTTTGGAATTCTCCGTAAGTACAAACTTCGGGGAAAAAAAACCATTTGCCTTTGCCTAAATATATTTGAATAAATCAAAGGGCACGTGTTTCTGTTGACCCCAAAGTGTATGATTCCCTTCGAGATGAGCTTGCGCAGtcatgtttgtattttttttgtagagcaGTGAAagtttgcggcaaactcgcaaacaaagcaaaatgtataCAGGCTGatatttctgcaaacaaatgcaggaaaactgtcaaaaagtgcgagtttgttggtTTATTTCTCATAGTCTAATACCCTAATacctgttttaaaaatttcattatgtttaaaaaaaattaagctttgatatttcttttttttatgaaaatttaatgatttttcttATGACATTTTCTTCTAGTTAACTTCATCCTTAtcctttaattttgattttgggGCTTTGGCCTTATTCACGAAACGCGAAAATAGCGTTGCAACTTGCAAGAAGCAAGTCGTGTTTCATGCCAGTTtgcctgttgattttcccgaTTCTCTAAGGGAACCGATATATTCAAGCAGCGTCCAATATGGCagctgaatgaaaaaaaaaaacaacattaaagGATTTTGAGGttcaatcaactattcaaattttactaatttggggTCACTGAAATCGAATTTGACCCCAAGAAtgctccaaagtactcaggccTGTTAATTGCCTTTTACAATTCTGTAGAAATACTCtagcaccgccatattggccgccatcttgaattgcaCATTTCCTGAATACTTATGAGCATTCTATTCTGTAACCAAAGTTCTTGCTAACCCTCAAGTTGGACCTGCGCagtaattttttgtcaatttttgaagGTCAGTGTGACCATCGCGGAACAGACACCGGTAAGTCGACGGTCGGTCTAATGAccgttaaattatatttatcgCTACAAAAGGCCTTCAGAAGATATTATATAGTAGAATAATTATTTGCAAAACACGTGAAATAAATTTCTCATccttaaatatatatatttttttaataatccgAAAACTATTGCCACAATAAATTtacagttatttcaaacaaaatctcATAATCAGAATCATaataacataacataaaaatCTTATGTTCGAGAACAAAACCCGGCTCTTAAAACCAAACCATAAACAAATCATCAACAATCTCCATCCAGTCCCAGACGTTCCATCTTACTCTCCACCTCACCCACTTCCGGTTGAACTTTTTTACCGCCAAAACGAGAACGGCCCACGTTGGTGGGGGGCGCCTTCTTGTAGAACCTCCTCTCCGAGTGTCGCTCTCTATCTTGCCGTACAACCTGCCTTGCCGGCTTCTCCGACCTTCCAAACACGGCATTGTTGCGTCTGCAGTACTGCAGCAGCTTCTCCCAGTGTCGATTGTTCTGTAGCGTTTCCGGATCGCCCACCACAATCATCAGGGCTTGCGCCCTCGTCAGGGATACGTTCAGCCGTTTGGTGTCAGCCAAAAAGCCCACACTCTTGCTGCCCGTCCGTACGGTCGACATCAGCATGATGGGCTTCTCGCGTCCCTGGTATTGCTCCGTTGACCCGACTTCAATGTCTTTCCAGCCACGCATGTTCAGAAGGTCTTTCAGATATCGAACCTGGCGCGCGTACGGAGTGATGATCCCGATTGCAGTTTGCTCGAGTTTCTTGCCACAAATTCCATCGTTCATAATGGTGTCCACGTACGAGAGTACTTGTTCAGCTTCCTGCTCGTTGTACATGCTGGAGGAGTTTTCATCCTGCTTGATCTCTCCTACCACGGGATGAAAGATCAACGGAAAGGCGCGATTCGGCAGACGATCCCAACCCACGGCCCAGTGAGTCTTATCGGGAGAAGCTTTTGCTCGCAGCTGTCCGGCGTAGAACATACGATTCGGCAGCTCAAGCAATGCCGGATGTGACCGGAAGTTATTCCTAAGTTGTGTGATGACGTTCGGATCATACTCTCCCGTCAGCGGATTCTTCGCGTACAATCCTTTGTCTGCGATGCGCTCCAGCAGGGACACACTGTGGGTCGTATCGTTCAGATATTTACACGGAATGACCGGTCCCAGTTGCCTCGGATCTCCAGCCAGAACAATGCTAGCAGTGATTTGACCCTCGTGTATGCCAACGCCGACTATCGGAACCAGGCTGGAAATCTCCTTGGCGCTGCCACATTCATCGATGAAGATGTAGCTAAAGTGTTCCTTGGGGATATCCATGCCCACCAGTCGACCTGCGGTAGACGCGGTACAAAGAACCACTCGACAGGGTCGAATCTTCTCGTAGAACCGTTGACTGTCCGCAACTGTACTTCCACGCAGGTTCGACACGTCCAGGACCTCTTTTTCGATGTCTCTCTTCTTGCGCGCGCAGGATCTGGCAAAGAATCGATAAACGTTATCCTCGGGAATGATTTCCAGCAGTCGGCTGGTTAGCTCGTTGGCGGCCGAATTCGACGTGGCCACTGCGAGAACATTCACCGAGGGCCGAAGTTTGTAGATTTGGCCGATGGCTTCCGCCAGCGTGGACGTTTTGCCCGTGCCGGGTGGACCAAACAGCACGTAAGGCACCGGGAACGAGGTTTGATTGAGGATGTTTCGGATTGCTTGGGCTTGCTCCGGATTGGATGCAATGCTCGGACGGAACCACTCGAAactaaaaatgaattaaattatgaGAATAATCAACAAATGTTCAAACCTCTTTACCTCATATAATCCAACGATTTATTCCCGGTGTAAGAATCagcaaagaaaacatttttgataacgtTCTGCTCCAACAGCTCAAGTGCACGATACTCCATCTGAAACGTGGTCCTTTCGACGAGGAATTCAAGCTTATTCACGTTATGGACATCAAACTCCTTTTCCACCCAAATGGTCACATTATGTGCGTCCACGTTGTCCACAGTTCCGGTGATCTTTTTGATACCTCCGTCGTAACGATTGATGCTCATGCGTACACCTCCATCTTCCTTGATGTTTGCTTTACAACTTCCCAACAGCTTCTTCTGCAATGGACATCAGTAATCAGTAACTTCATCAACACACTTCTTCCAACCCACTTTTCATACCGCTATCTGGCACTTGAAGCCACCGACAACCGGATCCACCAGATCTCTCCTGGGCTCCAGACTGGGCCCAACCACTACGTTTTCACCAAACTCCTTGGCCAGGTGTTCATCTTCGATCTGGTTCAGCAGTTTCAGCTGTTCCCTGTAGTTTTCCACGGTCAGCTGCGAGCCCCGCTTCTTGGCCTCGGTCACTTTCGCCAGCAGGGCGTCCTCTTCCGGTCCGTACGCGTCGGTTCGTTTGAAGTTGGTCGCGCACAACGTTTTGACGGCCGCCGGCACCTCGTAATCGTCCAGCTGCTGTCGTCTGTGGGTTTAAATGTTTGTCGGATCGTTGTTCCAACTAGATCGCGAAACTTACCGTGCCATTTTGAATAGTTTagcgaaatcaatcaaaaatattactCGACCAACACCGGTTGTCTTCAACGAATGCAGCCACACTGCTGCAACATTCGCGATTCACATATAATTATAGCGTAGAATGACGAAGCTGCCGAAACGTAGAATCGTTTGCTAATTGCGGCACGAGTCAAGTATTCGATTCACCGACCGAGAGTCGAAGTAGTTACCCCGCATGGTTTTTGCCGCTTGGGAGAGCAAGTTTTGAATTGGATTACACGTCAGGTTGCGAACGTCGTGGGGGAAACGCAAACCGGGAGCGGACATATGATCTGCAGACAGTCGAGTATACACACCGGACCGTAAGTATATTGGTGACGTGATGGTATTTTTGGACAGGTTCTTCCCCGTAATGATTCATCGAAATGTGGAGAATTGAACCGATGGCCTGAGCGAAGATGcgttgaagaattgaagatgaGTTATGGGGTCAAAAAAGGTCAAAAGTCAAGATTTTCGACCTAAGTTTTATTATACTGGTCATAATGAAACGAACTCTGAATGTCGGGTATGTCCTTTTATCatatcttatttttattaggtccttttaggtactGCGACCAGGTTAAGACCGGGGATCATAAACGGATATGTCcttatcgagaaaaaaaaaaccggccAATGTTATAAAATACAATCAGCTTATCGTATCGTTTGCAATTCCAACAGGTCCCAAACACGTGCGTTGGATCACGTTTATGCGTAGAAGGCGTCGGCAATTTTTTCAGCGCTCTTCTAATTTGAACGTTTAGTTCACTTTTCTGAATTCAGTTCTCTCAAAAGAGAGAGAAATCCTTCTgtcttttttctcaaaaagtacaacaaaaagtagttttcaacaaactttgaaaagttttgaaaattagttaaatataattagaaaaacattgataaatcgCATTATTTTAATAGGTACTCCCAA
Protein-coding sequences here:
- the LOC6032282 gene encoding putative helicase MOV-10 is translated as MLQQSVIEKVFFADSYTGNESLNICRFEWFRPSVASNPEQAQAIRNIVNQTSFPAPYVLFGPPGTGKTSTLAEAIGQIYKLRPSVNVLAVAASNSVTNELTSRVLEIIPKKDVYRIFARSYARKIKYIDRDVLDVSNLRSMISDKKNKKKVHRDVKSYRVVLCTTSTAAQFVDANISRNHFSYIFIDECGFAKEISSLVPIMGIGVHDSEITASIVLAGDPKQLGPVILCDYLNETSHSVSLLERITDKELYAKNPLTGEYDPNVITQLRNNFRSHPALLELPNRMFYAGQLRAKASPDKTHWAVGWDRLPNRTVPLIFHHVVGEMKQDENSSSMYNEQEAEQVLSYVEIIMNDGICGKKLEQTAIGIITPYASQVRYLKDLLNMRGWKDIEVGSTEQYQGREKPIMLMSTVRTGSKSVGFLADPKRLNVSLTRAQALMIVVGDLETLRNNRHWAKFIGYCRQNNAVVPSVLEFPVETVALNTESFNSSGSDMRAETSNNTKTPEIDYTILPNQITACTRPVESGDLDADTESDSESGSDSTGNVIVEAELHNRTVETTQIVPAVTGQDNGTLGVILEIANIIVGYVLWPRRPTRPI
- the LOC6032281 gene encoding putative helicase mov-10-B.1 isoform X2 → MSINRYDGGIKKITGTVDNVDAHNVTIWVEKEFDVHNVNKLEFLVERTTFQMEYRALELLEQNVIKNVFFADSYTGNKSLDYMSFEWFRPSIASNPEQAQAIRNILNQTSFPVPYVLFGPPGTGKTSTLAEAIGQIYKLRPSVNVLAVATSNSAANELTSRLLEIIPEDNVYRFFARSCARKKRDIEKEVLDVSNLRGSTVADSQRFYEKIRPCRVVLCTASTAGRLVGMDIPKEHFSYIFIDECGSAKEISSLVPIVGVGIHEGQITASIVLAGDPRQLGPVIPCKYLNDTTHSVSLLERIADKGLYAKNPLTGEYDPNVITQLRNNFRSHPALLELPNRMFYAGQLRAKASPDKTHWAVGWDRLPNRAFPLIFHPVVGEIKQDENSSSMYNEQEAEQVLSYVDTIMNDGICGKKLEQTAIGIITPYARQVRYLKDLLNMRGWKDIEVGSTEQYQGREKPIMLMSTVRTGSKSVGFLADTKRLNVSLTRAQALMIVVGDPETLQNNRHWEKLLQYCRRNNAVFGRSEKPARQVVRQDRERHSERRFYKKAPPTNVGRSRFGGKKVQPEVGEVESKMERLGLDGDC
- the LOC6032281 gene encoding putative helicase mov-10-B.1 isoform X1 — encoded protein: MARRQQLDDYEVPAAVKTLCATNFKRTDAYGPEEDALLAKVTEAKKRGSQLTVENYREQLKLLNQIEDEHLAKEFGENVVVGPSLEPRRDLVDPVVGGFKCQIAKKLLGSCKANIKEDGGVRMSINRYDGGIKKITGTVDNVDAHNVTIWVEKEFDVHNVNKLEFLVERTTFQMEYRALELLEQNVIKNVFFADSYTGNKSLDYMSFEWFRPSIASNPEQAQAIRNILNQTSFPVPYVLFGPPGTGKTSTLAEAIGQIYKLRPSVNVLAVATSNSAANELTSRLLEIIPEDNVYRFFARSCARKKRDIEKEVLDVSNLRGSTVADSQRFYEKIRPCRVVLCTASTAGRLVGMDIPKEHFSYIFIDECGSAKEISSLVPIVGVGIHEGQITASIVLAGDPRQLGPVIPCKYLNDTTHSVSLLERIADKGLYAKNPLTGEYDPNVITQLRNNFRSHPALLELPNRMFYAGQLRAKASPDKTHWAVGWDRLPNRAFPLIFHPVVGEIKQDENSSSMYNEQEAEQVLSYVDTIMNDGICGKKLEQTAIGIITPYARQVRYLKDLLNMRGWKDIEVGSTEQYQGREKPIMLMSTVRTGSKSVGFLADTKRLNVSLTRAQALMIVVGDPETLQNNRHWEKLLQYCRRNNAVFGRSEKPARQVVRQDRERHSERRFYKKAPPTNVGRSRFGGKKVQPEVGEVESKMERLGLDGDC